The Urbifossiella limnaea nucleotide sequence CCGAGTGCGGACGAAGTCGGACCTGGGGGGTGACGCCGAGCCCGGGGTCGTGTCCGCGTCGGCGGTGGCGCCGGGGGGCGTGGCCGCGCTGCGGGCGGCGCTGGCGGAGCGCGTGGCGGCGCTGGCGCGGCCGCCGCTGGCGCCGAGCCAGAGTCGCTGCCGGCACCACCTCGACGCGTGTACCGCCGACCTGACCGCGGCGCACCGGCACCTGGCGCTGGACGACCCGCCGGAGTTGGCGGCGCTGGCCGTGCGGAACGCCGTCGGCCAGCTCGGTGAGATGGTCGGCGCCGTGTACACGACCGACCTGCTGGACCGCATCTTCAGCCGCTTCTGCATCGGGAAGTGAGTCGCCATTTTCGCTGTTTCTCGCGGCTTCCGTGACAGCGGAGCACGGAAATGAGCACGGAATTCGGTAGAATACCCCCGTGGAGTACGGAAATCGGGGGTGGGCGATGGCGCGCGGCCGGAAATCCAGCGTTCGCTACTACGCAACCAAAGGGGCGTACTTCACGCACTTCGAGGGGAAGCAGATTCGCCTCACCTCCGGACGAGGCAGGCGCGACGACGCCCCACGCCCACGTTGAGGAACGTGGCGGCTTCGGGTGGCCGAGGCGAAGCGGCTGCTCGCGCTACCGTTTTCGGAGAAGGACCACGTGGACGTGGCGATCGCCACCAACATGATCTCGGTCGGCCTCGACATCACCCGGCTCGGGCTGATGGTGGTGCTGGGACAGCCGAAGACGAGCGCCGAGTACATCCAGGCGACGAGCCGCGTCGGCCGCGACGTCGCCCGCCCGGGGTTGGTAGTGACGGTGCTCAACATCCACCGCCCGCGTGACCGCTCCCACTACGAACGCTTCAGCTGCTACCACGAGACGTTCTACCGCAGCGTCGAGGCCACGAGCGTCACGCCCTTTTCGCCCCGCGCGCTCGACCGCGGGCTGGCCGGCACCGTCGTCGCCCTCGCACGTCTCGGACTGCCCGCGATGACGGCTCCACTTGGGGCGCAAGAGATCCTCAAGAACCGCCCGGCGTTGGACTTCGTCATCGACTCGCTCGTGGCCCGGGCCGAGAAGATGCTGGAGGACAAGGCCGATGCCGAGGCCCTGCGGAGTCGCGTGCGGAGCCGCGTGATGGACCTGCTCGACGAGTGGAGCAAGATCGCGCACGACTACCACAACGACGGGATCGCGCTGCAGTACCAGGCGGAGGCCGGGGGCGCGCAGCCGCTCTTGTACACCTTCCTCGACCCGGAGCTGAAGAAGAAGCCGATGCGGCACCGCAAGTTCCGCGCGAACCGCTCGATGCGGGACGTCGAACCAAGCGTCAACCTGTGGGTGAAGACGTTCGACAACGCCGACGTCGAGGAGGACGGCCAATGACCACGCCGAACAAGCGGCCGCACGGCCAACTCCGCCACAGTCAAGTCGTTACCACCTTCGGGCCGGGCTCGCTCGTCGACCTGCCCAACCAGTCGGCGATCGTCGGCGGGCTGGAACACTGGTTCCAGGTGACGGACGAGATCCACGAGCCGCGGCTGATCGAGAAGCTGAAGCGGTTGCTCAACCTGCCGTCCCTGAAACTCTTCAGCCCGCCGCCGGACAATGAAGACCCGACGGCCCCCCGGACCGGGCTCACCGTCTGGCAGTTCCCCGAGTGGTTCATTTCGCAGAACGCGTCGCGCCTCGACCACGGGGTGAACCGCGGCGAAGGGGTGTTTATACCCCGCCCGGGAACGATTGATCTGTTCGTCCGGGTGTCGATTGCGTCTACTCTGGCCCGTGCGTGAGCATCACGTTCCCCGGAGCCACGGATGGCTACTTGGTTTCGCCCCGCCCTGTCCGCCGACGAGCAGGTGGCCGTCCTCGCCGACCGCGACGGTCACCCCGACCCGGTCATCCGCCGCAGGATGCTCGTCCTGTGGGCCGTCCACCTCGGCCACGGCCGTGAGGACGCCGCCCGCCTCGCCCACGTCGGGATCGCCACCGCCAAGCGGTACGTCCTGGCCTACCGCGACGGCGGGTTGGACGGACTCCGGCGCTGCGACCGCCACATCCCGACGAGCGAACTGGCCGACCACGCCGACGCCATCCGCCAGTCCCTCACCGCCACCCCGGTCCGCACCATCGCCGAGGCCGCCGACCGCATCGAACGCCTGACCGGGCTTCGCCGTGGCCTCACCCAGACCCGCACCTTCCTGGCCGGGCTGGGCTTCCGCTGGCAGCGGACCCGGGCCGTCCCGGTGCCCCCAAAAAGTCGCTGACCGAACACGTCGCCACCCAGCGGCAGTTCCTCGACACCGAACTGCGACCGGCCCTGGACGCGGCCGCCGCCGGCACCGCGCACGTGCTGTTCGTGGACGCCGCCCACTTCGTGTACGGGACGTACCTGTGTTGCCTGTGGTCGGTCCTGCGGGTGTTCGTCCGCGCCGCCAGTGGCCGCCAGCGGTTCAACGTGCTGGGCGCATGGGACGCCGTCACCCGCCGCCTGCTGAGCGTCACCAACACCACCGTGGTGAACACCGACACCATGTGCCAACTGCTCCGGGCCATCGCCGCCGAGGGGTGGGTCGGGCCGGTGACGGTGGTGCTGGACAACGCGCGGTATCAGCGGAACAAGGTGGTGCAGGGGCTCGCGGCGGAGTTGTCCATCCGCCTGCTGTTCCTGCCCAGCTACTCACCCAACCTGAACCTGATCGAGCGCCTGTGGGGGTTCGCCAAGCGGCGGAGCGTGTACGGCAAGTACCACCCCGACTTCGCCTCCTTCCGAGCGGCCATCGAAGACACCCTGGCGGGCATCCCGTCCACCCACGCCGAAGCGCTCGAATCCCTCATGACGCTGGAGTTTCAGACGTTCGAGGACGTATCACTCCTGGCCGCGTAAGGTATATTCCCGTCCGAGCGACGCGGCCGGGGTCAGCCCGCGTCCGGCTTCCGCCGCGTCGCGTCGCGGTCGAGGCCGTTGAGCGTGTCGGAGCGGAAGCGGCCCAGATTCTCCTCCGCGTGCGCCGCCTCCTCGGGGTTCCCGGCCAGCGTCTTCTTCAACTCCTGACGGCGGTGCTTGTTGCCGCGCTTCTTCACGGCCCGCTTCACCTCGCGCATCTTCCGCTTGTCGGGATCGACCGGCATGAGCAACCCTTTGTCTTGAATCCTCACACGGGTCGCCGCACACTGCCGGCATGGCCCGCGTTCTGATCGCCACCGACGCCTGGCACCCGCAGGTGAACGGCGTCGTCCGCTCGCTCGACACCACCGCGCAAGTGCTGCGCCAGTGGGGGCACACGGTCGAGGTCGTCGAGCCGACGGCGTTTGCGTCGGTCGCGGTGCCGTTCTACCCGGAAATCCGACTGGCGATCCCGCGGCCGGGGCGGGTGTACGACCGGGTGCGGCGGTTCCGGCCGGACCACGTCCACATCGCCACGGAGGGGCCGCTGGGGCTGCTGGTTCGCCACTTCTGCCGCCGCCGGGGGTGGAATTTCAGCACATCGTACCACACCCGCTTCCCGGAGTACCTGAAGGAGTTGGCCCGGGTGCCGCTGTGGCCGACGTACCGCTTCCTCCGCTGGTTCCACGACGCCGCCGGCACGATGATGGTGGCGACGCCGAGCCTGGAGAAGGAGCTGACCGCCCGCGGCTTCCGCGCCCCGATCCGGCGCTGGAGCCGCGGCGTCGATCTGGGCATCTTCCGCCCGCGGCCGAAGCCCGAGGCGTACCCGCGGCCGGTGATGCTGTACGTCGGCCGGGTGTCGCACGAGAAGAACATCGAGGACTTTCTGAAGCTCGACGCGCCCGGCACCAAGCTCGTGGTCGGCGACGGCCCGGCGCGGGCGGAGCTGGAGCGGAAGTACCCGGCGGCGATATTCCTCGGCTACCGCAAGGGCGAGGCGCTCGGCGAGGCGTACGCGGCGGCGGACGTGTTCGTGTTCCCGAGCCGCACCGACACGTTCGGCATCGTGGTGATCGAGGCGCTGGCGAGCGGCCTGCCGGTGGCGGCGTACCCGGCGACGGGGCCGATCGACATCATCACCCGCGACGCGCTCGGGGCGGTCGATCAGGATTTGGGAACGGCGGTGCGGCGGGCGCTCAGCGCCGGCGACCCTGCGGCGTGCGCCGCGGAGGGCGCGAGCTACACCTGGGAGCGCTGCACGCGGCAGTTCTTCGAGAACCTGGTGCCGGTGGGATAAGCCGCTCGCGGCGTAGCGACCGCGGTCGCTACGCCGCGAGCGGCGGCGGTTCGCGGTACAATGGGGCGACAGCCCCCGCGCACCCGGGTCCGTCATGGCGCTGATCGGCATCGATCTTGGCACCACCTTCTGCGCCGTCGCCGCACTCGACGAGCGCGGCCGGCCCGTCACCGTGCCCAACCGCGACGGCGACGTGCTCACCCCGTCGGCGGTGTACCTCGGCCCCGACGGCACCGCCGTCGTCGGCCAGCCGGCGCTCGACCTGGCTCTCGACTACCCCGACCGCGTGGCGACGCTGGTGAAGCGCCGCATCGGCTACCCCGACCTCGGCCACCCCGTCGCCGGCCGTGCCTTCCGCCCCGAAACGCTCTCCGCGGTCATCCTGCGCAAGCTCGCCGCCGACGCCGCGCAGCAACTCGGCCGCGTCACCGGCTGCGTCATCACCGTGCCGGCCTACTTCGACGACACCCGCCGCAAGGCGACCATGGACGCCGGCCGCATCGCCGGCCTCGACGTGATCGACATCGTGGACGAACCCTCGGCCGCGGCGCTCGCCTACTCGCTGCAAGGGGCCGACGGGGCGACGCCGGGCACCGTCCTCGTCTACGACCTCGGCGGCGGCACGTTCGACGTGACGGTCGTGAGTCTGGGGAAGAAGCGGTTCCGCGTGCTGGCCGTGGAGGGCGACGTGCGCCTCGGCGGCAAGGACTGGGACGACAAGCTCGTGGGCTGGGCCGCCGACCGCTTCCAGCGCGAGGCCGGCGGCGCCGACCCGCGCCTCGACCCGCTCTCGCTCGTCGCCCTGCAAGCCG carries:
- a CDS encoding helicase-related protein, whose amino-acid sequence is MAEAKRLLALPFSEKDHVDVAIATNMISVGLDITRLGLMVVLGQPKTSAEYIQATSRVGRDVARPGLVVTVLNIHRPRDRSHYERFSCYHETFYRSVEATSVTPFSPRALDRGLAGTVVALARLGLPAMTAPLGAQEILKNRPALDFVIDSLVARAEKMLEDKADAEALRSRVRSRVMDLLDEWSKIAHDYHNDGIALQYQAEAGGAQPLLYTFLDPELKKKPMRHRKFRANRSMRDVEPSVNLWVKTFDNADVEEDGQ
- a CDS encoding helix-turn-helix domain-containing protein; protein product: MATWFRPALSADEQVAVLADRDGHPDPVIRRRMLVLWAVHLGHGREDAARLAHVGIATAKRYVLAYRDGGLDGLRRCDRHIPTSELADHADAIRQSLTATPVRTIAEAADRIERLTGLRRGLTQTRTFLAGLGFRWQRTRAVPVPPKSR
- a CDS encoding IS630 family transposase, producing the protein MTEHVATQRQFLDTELRPALDAAAAGTAHVLFVDAAHFVYGTYLCCLWSVLRVFVRAASGRQRFNVLGAWDAVTRRLLSVTNTTVVNTDTMCQLLRAIAAEGWVGPVTVVLDNARYQRNKVVQGLAAELSIRLLFLPSYSPNLNLIERLWGFAKRRSVYGKYHPDFASFRAAIEDTLAGIPSTHAEALESLMTLEFQTFEDVSLLAA
- a CDS encoding glycosyltransferase family 4 protein — translated: MARVLIATDAWHPQVNGVVRSLDTTAQVLRQWGHTVEVVEPTAFASVAVPFYPEIRLAIPRPGRVYDRVRRFRPDHVHIATEGPLGLLVRHFCRRRGWNFSTSYHTRFPEYLKELARVPLWPTYRFLRWFHDAAGTMMVATPSLEKELTARGFRAPIRRWSRGVDLGIFRPRPKPEAYPRPVMLYVGRVSHEKNIEDFLKLDAPGTKLVVGDGPARAELERKYPAAIFLGYRKGEALGEAYAAADVFVFPSRTDTFGIVVIEALASGLPVAAYPATGPIDIITRDALGAVDQDLGTAVRRALSAGDPAACAAEGASYTWERCTRQFFENLVPVG